In Candidatus Binataceae bacterium, a single genomic region encodes these proteins:
- a CDS encoding GlsB/YeaQ/YmgE family stress response membrane protein yields the protein MIASILIGLIAGWLAGKLLNGEGYGAVCDILLGLVGGVIGAAIFAMVGLHAHGALGAIVISTAGAVGLVTLTRVITDEL from the coding sequence ATGATCGCATCAATTCTGATCGGACTAATCGCGGGATGGCTCGCGGGCAAGCTGCTCAACGGCGAAGGCTACGGCGCAGTCTGTGACATCCTGCTCGGATTAGTCGGCGGCGTGATCGGCGCCGCAATCTTCGCGATGGTCGGCCTGCACGCCCACGGCGCCCTCGGCGCAATCGTAATCTCAACCGCAGGCGCAGTCGGTCTCGTCACGCTGACTCGAGTAATCACCGACGAACTTTAA